One Dokdonia sp. Dokd-P16 genomic window carries:
- a CDS encoding sterol desaturase family protein, protein MQTFLWILVFVMTFVVMEFLAWATHKYVMHGFLWSLHQDHHHKKHNSWWEKNDLFFIFYALVSIGCFLLWRYEGVWIGLPIGLGIFAYGLAYFGVHDIFIHQRFKLFRNANGWYGKALRRAHKMHHKHLGKGDGESFGMLFPPVKYFKQARASKR, encoded by the coding sequence AATGACATTCGTCGTAATGGAATTTCTAGCTTGGGCAACACATAAATATGTGATGCACGGCTTTTTATGGTCACTTCATCAAGATCATCACCACAAAAAACACAACTCTTGGTGGGAAAAAAATGACCTCTTCTTTATTTTTTATGCACTAGTTTCAATAGGCTGTTTCTTATTATGGCGGTATGAAGGCGTGTGGATAGGTCTTCCTATAGGTCTGGGCATTTTTGCTTACGGTCTTGCATACTTTGGAGTACATGATATATTTATACACCAGCGTTTCAAGTTATTTCGTAACGCAAATGGATGGTATGGAAAAGCACTAAGGCGTGCCCACAAGATGCACCACAAACACCTAGGAAAAGGAGATGGAGAATCTTTTGGGATGCTCTTTCCTCCTGTTAAATACTTCAAGCAAGCGAGAGCAAGCAAGAGATAA
- a CDS encoding NAD-dependent epimerase/dehydratase family protein: MQITSLVTGGAGFIGSHVARHLLDLKHQVVILDDLSGGFEDNIPEGATFINGSITDVSLIDAIFNQYNFDYVYHLAAYAAEGLSHFIRKFNYENNLIGSINLINAAVNHNIKKFIFTSSIAVYGTQELPLKESQKPQPEDPYGIAKYAVEMDLDNAHKMFGLDYIIFRPHNVYGPGQNIGDKYRNVVGIFMNQILKDEPLTIFGDGNQTRAFTYIDDVAPYIAASYAFAKADNQIFNIGADTENTVNKLAKEVGLAMKKEVTINHLEQREEVIHAYADHSKFTEIFTPKPATTLAQGLRETAKWVTEHGARESSTFDPIEITKNLPKSWQ, encoded by the coding sequence ATGCAAATAACCTCATTAGTTACCGGTGGCGCTGGCTTTATAGGAAGCCACGTTGCTCGTCATTTACTAGATTTAAAACATCAAGTCGTAATACTTGATGATCTCTCTGGTGGTTTTGAAGATAACATTCCAGAAGGCGCAACATTTATCAATGGCTCTATCACAGATGTCTCACTTATTGACGCTATATTTAATCAATATAATTTTGACTACGTGTATCACCTAGCTGCATATGCTGCTGAAGGATTAAGCCATTTCATACGTAAGTTCAACTACGAGAATAACCTCATTGGGAGCATCAACCTCATTAATGCTGCGGTTAATCACAACATAAAGAAGTTCATCTTTACAAGCTCTATTGCTGTATATGGAACTCAAGAATTACCGCTCAAGGAATCTCAAAAACCACAACCAGAAGATCCTTATGGTATTGCAAAATATGCGGTAGAGATGGATCTGGATAATGCACATAAAATGTTTGGGCTAGACTATATTATCTTTCGCCCGCACAATGTGTATGGGCCTGGACAAAATATCGGAGATAAGTATCGCAATGTGGTGGGTATATTTATGAATCAGATATTAAAGGACGAACCGCTTACCATCTTTGGCGACGGAAATCAAACCCGTGCTTTTACCTACATAGATGATGTCGCACCTTATATTGCGGCTAGTTACGCTTTCGCGAAAGCGGATAACCAAATCTTTAACATAGGCGCAGATACCGAAAACACGGTAAACAAACTAGCTAAAGAAGTAGGACTTGCTATGAAAAAAGAGGTGACCATCAACCACCTAGAGCAACGCGAGGAAGTGATACACGCCTATGCAGACCACTCAAAATTTACAGAAATCTTTACTCCAAAACCAGCCACAACACTTGCACAAGGACTACGAGAAACCGCAAAATGGGTGACTGAACACGGCGCGAGAGAAAGTAGTACTTTTGACCCTATAGAAATCACAAAAAACCTACCAAAATCGTGGCAGTAA
- a CDS encoding glycosyltransferase family 2 protein: MAVNQPLVSIIMAVKDTAPYLHDCINSIINQTYQNWELIAVNDHSTDETPEILAAFAKQDARVRVFDSDGYKLIPTLQCGYREVRGTLLNRMDSDDKMPDYKIQLLVDEWHKYGKGHVIAGGTEHFVDEGEVGDGFLRYERWLNEVARTSTHYQQIYKECVIPSHCWMIHKDDFDAVGAFDPVIYPEDYDLCFRMYKHGLKVVGVDAILHHWRDRSNRISRTWDEYKDNRYFDMKMRFFYEIDRDNTRPLVLWGAGRNGKDMAKILQSYNDTFHWVSNNEKQIGKDIYDVRMQSFTDVPSIENAQIMIVVSSPDGKKEIQALLDSWGKEAVKDYWFFA; encoded by the coding sequence GTGGCAGTAAATCAACCCCTCGTATCTATCATAATGGCCGTAAAAGACACGGCTCCATACCTACACGATTGCATAAACTCCATTATCAACCAGACGTATCAAAACTGGGAACTTATTGCTGTAAATGATCACAGTACAGATGAAACTCCAGAGATTCTTGCAGCATTTGCAAAGCAAGATGCACGCGTTCGTGTTTTTGACAGTGACGGCTATAAACTCATCCCTACATTGCAATGTGGATACAGAGAAGTACGCGGAACCCTGCTCAACAGGATGGACTCGGATGATAAAATGCCGGATTATAAAATTCAGCTATTAGTAGATGAATGGCATAAGTATGGAAAAGGGCACGTGATTGCTGGAGGTACAGAGCACTTTGTAGATGAGGGCGAGGTAGGTGACGGTTTTTTACGCTATGAGCGCTGGCTTAATGAGGTGGCGAGAACAAGCACACACTACCAGCAAATTTATAAAGAGTGTGTTATCCCGTCACATTGCTGGATGATTCATAAAGATGATTTTGATGCCGTAGGTGCTTTTGATCCTGTTATCTATCCAGAAGATTATGATTTGTGTTTCCGTATGTATAAACACGGACTCAAGGTTGTAGGCGTAGATGCGATACTTCACCACTGGCGTGATCGCTCTAACCGTATCTCACGTACTTGGGATGAGTATAAAGACAATCGCTATTTTGATATGAAAATGCGTTTCTTCTATGAGATAGATCGTGACAACACACGACCACTAGTACTCTGGGGCGCAGGCCGCAACGGTAAAGATATGGCTAAGATTTTACAATCGTATAATGACACCTTTCACTGGGTTTCAAATAATGAGAAACAGATAGGTAAAGACATTTATGATGTACGTATGCAATCTTTTACAGATGTTCCATCTATAGAAAATGCGCAGATTATGATTGTAGTTTCTTCTCCAGATGGAAAAAAGGAAATACAAGCACTACTCGATTCTTGGGGCAAAGAAGCGGTGAAAGATTACTGGTTTTTTGCCTAG
- a CDS encoding M24 family metallopeptidase → MLKPVLFFLTIFLVCSCAQQQEPEVAINPETYWGENPWPDIRKKRISQLLPQALKTAEVDCWMTICRENNNDPIADHIGGENAGGTAVFLFYNDATGFHSKVFSPSGEATALDDLDIHEEVVSVERGTSAIEQASDFIKTKDFKSIAVNTSSKNVMADGLTHTQYEEIASALGNETLKLVSSEEVVYEWLSIKLPEEVAILKKAAKLTAQWQIEAYEQVVPGTSTDADIAKYLKQRMTEYGVTDGWAPAQNPNVNSGPDRGHSHATDKVIMPGDVIQIDFGIKVYDRWVTDIQRFAYVLKEGESEAPDEIMHYWESSRAGNRAALAAMKPGVKGVDVDRAQRVLMEKAGSDYVMWSTGHPVGYVAHDVGPNLGGSQASHVRPASEKVIKEGMTFAFDGFHSWKLADGGVKTMSVEEMAVVTENGAEYLIAPQEELVIISN, encoded by the coding sequence ATGCTTAAACCTGTACTCTTTTTTCTTACCATTTTTTTAGTTTGTAGTTGTGCTCAACAACAAGAACCAGAAGTTGCCATAAACCCGGAAACTTACTGGGGAGAAAATCCTTGGCCAGACATTAGAAAGAAGCGTATTAGCCAGCTATTACCGCAAGCGCTCAAAACTGCAGAGGTAGATTGCTGGATGACCATTTGTAGAGAAAATAATAATGACCCCATTGCAGATCATATAGGAGGAGAAAATGCTGGTGGTACCGCCGTATTTTTATTTTATAACGACGCAACTGGTTTTCACTCTAAAGTGTTCTCACCTTCTGGAGAAGCAACTGCGCTAGATGATCTAGATATACACGAGGAAGTCGTGAGTGTTGAACGAGGAACATCAGCCATCGAGCAAGCCTCAGATTTTATCAAAACAAAAGATTTTAAAAGTATTGCGGTAAACACATCTTCAAAAAATGTGATGGCAGACGGACTTACGCATACACAGTATGAAGAAATCGCTAGTGCCTTAGGTAACGAAACTTTAAAACTAGTATCCTCTGAAGAGGTGGTGTATGAGTGGTTATCTATAAAGCTACCAGAAGAAGTTGCCATTTTAAAGAAAGCTGCAAAGCTCACTGCCCAGTGGCAGATTGAAGCCTACGAGCAAGTAGTACCTGGCACCTCTACAGATGCAGATATTGCAAAATATTTAAAACAAAGAATGACCGAGTATGGCGTGACAGATGGATGGGCACCTGCTCAAAATCCTAATGTAAATTCTGGGCCAGACCGCGGGCACTCGCACGCTACAGATAAAGTAATTATGCCTGGTGATGTGATACAAATAGATTTTGGCATCAAAGTATATGACAGGTGGGTGACAGATATACAGCGATTTGCATATGTTTTAAAAGAAGGTGAGAGCGAAGCTCCAGATGAGATTATGCACTACTGGGAAAGTTCGAGAGCTGGAAATAGGGCAGCACTGGCTGCGATGAAACCTGGCGTAAAAGGAGTAGATGTAGATAGAGCCCAGCGCGTTCTTATGGAAAAAGCAGGGTCTGATTATGTGATGTGGAGTACGGGCCACCCAGTAGGCTATGTCGCTCACGATGTAGGACCTAATCTAGGAGGTTCTCAAGCATCGCACGTGAGACCAGCCTCAGAAAAAGTAATCAAGGAAGGGATGACGTTTGCCTTTGACGGTTTTCACTCTTGGAAACTAGCAGACGGCGGTGTAAAAACAATGTCTGTTGAGGAGATGGCCGTAGTAACAGAAAATGGAGCGGAGTATCTTATCGCTCCACAAGAAGAACTTGTTATTATTTCAAATTAA
- a CDS encoding BamA/TamA family outer membrane protein, whose amino-acid sequence MIYLIAIVLFTVGNTQTAQAQDFEKIKEFFTFHPNHKAVAKDSTLYASKFIAAPVMSYSPETNFAFGTGAKYLFKFNGSGEETRVSNMPITLQYTLNSQFFVYSGFEIFTNQEKWVIEGNILFQNYPRLFYGFGTNSPESAEEEYNYYQLLVEPIFLKQAFTRYLFVGAGVRFNHIYSVDIEEGGLIDQTRPTGYDGSTSLGVEVAALYDNRNNVLNAQNGWYLETTRGQYFEALGGTHNFDLTRFDLRHYTKPFADKDDILAFQMVGRFTRGDLPFSEFSFLGGSEIMRGYREGRYVGRDLLASQVEYRKTFKNSRFGAVLFAGGGDIYNDVSDFQFKNLKPTYGGGLRFMIDKEERLNLRFDVGFGRGSSEFYLGIAEAF is encoded by the coding sequence TTGATATATCTTATTGCCATCGTACTTTTTACGGTAGGTAATACACAGACGGCACAAGCACAGGATTTTGAAAAGATTAAAGAGTTCTTTACGTTTCACCCAAACCACAAGGCTGTTGCAAAAGATAGTACTTTATATGCATCTAAGTTTATAGCGGCACCAGTAATGAGCTACAGCCCGGAGACAAATTTTGCCTTTGGAACGGGAGCAAAGTATCTGTTTAAATTTAACGGTAGTGGGGAGGAGACGCGTGTGTCTAATATGCCTATCACGCTGCAGTACACACTCAATAGTCAGTTTTTTGTTTATTCTGGATTTGAGATTTTTACAAACCAAGAGAAGTGGGTGATAGAGGGTAATATCCTTTTTCAAAATTACCCAAGACTGTTTTATGGTTTTGGCACAAACTCACCAGAAAGTGCAGAGGAGGAGTATAATTATTACCAGTTGCTAGTGGAGCCTATCTTTCTAAAACAGGCTTTTACACGTTACCTTTTTGTGGGTGCTGGTGTGCGATTTAATCATATTTACTCTGTTGATATAGAAGAGGGCGGACTAATAGATCAAACTAGACCTACGGGTTATGATGGATCTACATCGCTAGGTGTTGAGGTTGCAGCACTGTATGATAACAGAAACAATGTGCTGAATGCTCAAAATGGATGGTACCTAGAGACCACGAGAGGTCAATATTTTGAGGCGCTTGGAGGTACACATAACTTTGATTTGACACGTTTTGATTTAAGACATTACACAAAGCCATTTGCAGATAAGGATGATATTCTTGCGTTCCAGATGGTGGGAAGATTTACTCGTGGTGACTTACCGTTTTCTGAGTTTTCTTTTCTTGGAGGTAGTGAGATTATGCGTGGTTATAGAGAAGGCCGTTATGTAGGTAGAGATTTACTTGCAAGCCAGGTAGAATATAGAAAGACGTTTAAGAACTCTCGTTTTGGCGCTGTATTATTTGCCGGTGGAGGTGATATCTATAATGATGTGAGCGATTTTCAGTTCAAGAACTTAAAGCCTACCTATGGAGGTGGTCTTCGTTTTATGATAGATAAGGAAGAGCGTCTCAATCTTCGTTTTGATGTAGGTTTTGGTAGAGGCTCTAGTGAGTTTTACTTAGGAATCGCAGAGGCATTTTAA
- a CDS encoding tRNA (cytidine(34)-2'-O)-methyltransferase codes for MMLNIVLIHPEIPNNTGNIGRLALGSGCKLHLVKPFGFEIDDTRLKRAGLDYWQHLDVQYYDSTEDFFKKNAFAKMVFLSSHGTKSHYDIPFEEEVFLVFGKESKGLPIEITEKYPNQLYKIPLFSEHIRSLNLANAVGIVAYEGIRQLTFKKNTD; via the coding sequence ATTATGCTCAATATTGTACTCATACATCCAGAAATCCCAAACAACACAGGTAACATAGGTAGGCTTGCCCTCGGTTCTGGCTGCAAGTTGCACCTTGTAAAACCCTTTGGTTTTGAGATAGACGACACCCGCCTTAAACGCGCAGGTCTTGACTACTGGCAGCATCTAGACGTACAGTATTATGATAGTACAGAAGACTTTTTTAAGAAGAACGCTTTCGCGAAAATGGTATTTCTTTCCAGTCACGGTACAAAATCACATTACGATATCCCTTTTGAAGAAGAGGTATTTCTCGTTTTTGGGAAAGAGTCCAAAGGACTCCCTATTGAAATCACTGAAAAATATCCCAACCAACTTTATAAGATCCCATTATTTAGCGAGCACATCAGAAGTTTAAATCTTGCAAATGCAGTGGGAATAGTGGCTTATGAGGGGATAAGACAGTTAACTTTTAAAAAAAACACTGACTAA
- a CDS encoding spondin domain-containing protein, translated as MKKSILSLAIAGMAILGSCSSDEETVEATSIPTVETAVSTSTFRITLRNAINFLSADTIGDAPLTTTGQTYVTTFKAPKGTYLSFANMFAQSNDWFFAPASTGIKLWDNMVPLTGDISDQIIVWDAGSEEEEDFLTDFPNTMFTAPNQSEPNSGPADDNNNVRNTGRNIRNYLTANLAYDPSSKEFTLTITKANREALHNPGFITPGILVIHTQDNALFVANEPLLNNGLEGLAEDGSPAAIYEWFTEVGSTGAPLRLSSSYSVLSPAVAYVHDGEQTPLFTNGEAITTDNGLEELAEDGSNEIAFNYLNAMDNVTAMRTTTPATPGESMVIEIEAAPGQRLNFATMLISSNDWFISNNQAGITLFNEDGTPKSSFDISKNYLYDAGTEVDQIVGQGNGQPMGGNVAVADDADTTVRRVRALDDVQFGKGIISSPAGVTQYLDERGGYNLIEVTVALIN; from the coding sequence ATGAAAAAATCAATTTTATCTTTAGCTATTGCTGGAATGGCAATTTTAGGATCTTGCTCATCAGATGAGGAAACCGTTGAAGCAACATCAATTCCTACTGTAGAAACCGCGGTGAGTACTAGTACCTTTAGAATTACATTGCGTAATGCTATTAATTTCTTAAGTGCAGACACTATAGGAGATGCGCCTTTAACTACAACAGGGCAGACCTATGTAACTACATTTAAAGCACCTAAAGGAACGTACTTGAGCTTTGCAAATATGTTTGCTCAAAGTAATGACTGGTTTTTTGCTCCTGCTAGCACGGGCATTAAATTATGGGATAACATGGTGCCACTTACTGGAGATATCTCAGATCAAATTATAGTTTGGGATGCAGGAAGTGAGGAAGAGGAAGATTTTCTTACAGATTTTCCTAATACCATGTTTACCGCACCAAATCAAAGCGAGCCAAACTCAGGTCCTGCAGATGATAATAATAACGTAAGAAACACAGGACGCAATATACGTAACTACCTAACGGCAAATCTAGCGTATGACCCTTCTTCAAAGGAGTTTACTCTTACCATTACAAAGGCAAATAGAGAAGCACTCCATAATCCTGGATTTATTACCCCTGGTATCTTGGTGATACATACGCAAGACAATGCACTATTTGTTGCAAATGAACCACTTCTCAATAATGGTCTAGAAGGTCTTGCAGAAGATGGCTCTCCTGCAGCAATATATGAATGGTTTACAGAGGTGGGTAGCACTGGTGCTCCTTTAAGATTATCATCTTCTTACTCCGTATTATCTCCTGCTGTTGCTTATGTGCATGATGGAGAACAGACACCTTTATTCACAAATGGAGAAGCTATAACAACAGATAATGGCTTAGAGGAGCTTGCAGAAGATGGATCTAATGAAATTGCTTTTAATTACTTAAATGCAATGGATAATGTTACTGCCATGCGCACTACTACACCTGCTACTCCTGGAGAATCTATGGTAATAGAAATTGAAGCAGCTCCTGGGCAGCGACTTAACTTTGCAACAATGCTTATTTCTTCAAATGATTGGTTTATTTCAAACAATCAAGCTGGTATTACCCTTTTTAATGAAGACGGAACGCCTAAAAGCTCTTTTGATATAAGCAAGAATTATTTATATGATGCAGGTACAGAAGTTGATCAAATTGTAGGTCAAGGTAATGGGCAACCTATGGGTGGCAATGTTGCTGTGGCAGATGATGCAGATACAACTGTGAGAAGAGTAAGAGCACTAGATGATGTACAGTTTGGTAAAGGTATAATAAGCTCCCCTGCAGGAGTTACTCAGTACTTAGATGAAAGAGGAGGTTATAACTTAATTGAAGTTACAGTAGCATTAATAAATTAA
- the bshC gene encoding bacillithiol biosynthesis cysteine-adding enzyme BshC: MPTDCLPYRETGYFSNLITNYLDQEEALKPFYHRFPTADNLIKQAEEKGQFFSPLSRKRLYDSLIAQYKNTNTSAETQLNLEHLASENTFTITTGHQLNLFTGPLYFLYKIISVINLCKELKEKDPDRNYVPIYWMATEDHDFDEINYFNFQGKKVHWNREDGGAVGELSTEGLAEVLALFKTQLGTSRNAEYLSKLFSDAYLNHDNLADATRYLGNELFGEYGLVIVDGNDAGLKELFAPYVQRELFEGVSHAKVTEQTEQLTTLGYAEQVHPREINLFYIKEGIRERIIKVDDMYVVNDTDIRFRENEILDELANHPERFSPNALLRPLFQEVILPNLCYVGGGGELAYWFQLKTYFDEVGVPFPALLLRNSALIRTEKQRTKAENLGVSLPNLFLKQNELINRKVRAISNIEIDFSAQRSFLREQFKAMHLLAEETDASFIGAVKAQEVKQLKGLENLESRLLRAQKRKLSDHVQRLVDLQNEVFPMQSLQERNTNFSQFYLEFGEQLIPELVNALEPLGGEFTVVTL, encoded by the coding sequence ATGCCAACTGACTGTCTGCCGTACCGTGAAACTGGGTATTTTTCTAATCTTATCACAAACTATCTAGATCAAGAAGAAGCACTTAAGCCCTTTTATCACAGATTTCCTACAGCAGATAATCTTATCAAACAGGCAGAAGAGAAGGGGCAATTTTTTAGTCCGCTTTCGCGAAAGCGTTTATATGATTCCCTCATCGCGCAATATAAAAATACAAACACCTCTGCCGAGACGCAGCTCAACTTAGAGCATCTAGCCAGCGAAAATACCTTTACCATCACCACAGGGCACCAGCTCAATTTATTTACCGGGCCGCTCTACTTTTTATATAAAATTATCTCTGTCATTAATCTCTGCAAGGAGCTTAAAGAGAAAGATCCAGACCGCAATTATGTACCTATTTACTGGATGGCGACAGAGGATCACGATTTTGACGAGATTAACTACTTCAATTTCCAAGGCAAAAAAGTACATTGGAATCGTGAGGACGGTGGCGCCGTAGGCGAACTCTCAACCGAAGGACTGGCGGAAGTATTAGCATTATTTAAAACACAGCTAGGGACTTCAAGAAATGCAGAGTACCTCTCAAAACTTTTTAGTGATGCGTATCTCAATCACGATAACCTGGCAGATGCAACGCGCTATCTGGGTAACGAGCTTTTTGGTGAGTACGGCCTTGTCATTGTAGACGGGAATGATGCGGGACTCAAAGAGCTATTTGCTCCTTATGTACAACGAGAATTGTTTGAGGGCGTGTCGCACGCAAAGGTGACAGAGCAAACCGAGCAACTCACTACGCTAGGGTATGCAGAGCAAGTACACCCTCGTGAGATAAACTTGTTTTACATAAAAGAGGGCATACGTGAGCGTATTATCAAAGTGGATGATATGTATGTGGTAAATGATACAGATATCCGCTTTCGCGAAAATGAGATACTCGACGAGCTTGCTAACCACCCAGAACGGTTCTCGCCTAACGCCTTGCTGAGACCACTTTTTCAAGAAGTGATTTTACCGAATCTCTGCTATGTAGGTGGAGGCGGAGAGCTGGCGTATTGGTTCCAGCTCAAAACATATTTTGATGAAGTGGGAGTTCCATTTCCGGCATTATTGCTTCGTAACTCGGCATTAATACGTACCGAAAAGCAACGTACAAAGGCTGAAAATCTAGGCGTGTCGTTGCCAAATTTGTTTCTAAAACAAAACGAACTCATTAACCGAAAGGTGCGTGCCATCTCAAATATAGAGATAGACTTCTCTGCACAACGCAGCTTTTTAAGAGAGCAGTTTAAAGCAATGCACTTACTAGCCGAAGAGACAGACGCTAGTTTTATAGGAGCCGTAAAAGCACAAGAGGTAAAACAACTCAAAGGTTTAGAAAACTTAGAAAGTAGATTGCTGCGCGCACAAAAACGTAAGCTAAGTGATCACGTACAGCGTCTAGTAGATTTACAAAACGAAGTATTCCCAATGCAAAGCCTGCAAGAAAGAAACACCAACTTCTCACAGTTTTATCTAGAATTTGGCGAGCAATTAATCCCTGAACTAGTAAATGCTCTTGAGCCATTAGGAGGAGAGTTTACGGTGGTTACTTTGTAG